Sequence from the Kineosporia succinea genome:
CGGGACGCCGCTGCTGGTGCTTGAGCACCCGCGCGGCCCACTCGTCGTCCTCGGGATGCTCGGTGGGACCGGGCTCGTCCGCGCCGGACTCCTCGTCGTCCGCGACCGGTTTCGGGCCGGTGGCCAGGTAGACCACCTCGGGCGCGGCGGACAGCATCTGCTCGGCGAACGCCGACTTCCCCGACCCGGACCCACCCAGCACCAGCACCCGCCCGACGCGCGGCGCCGGTGACGGCCCCGGTCCTGGTGACGGCTCCAGCCCGGGTGACGGCTCCAGCCCGGGTGACGGCTCCGGTCCTGGCGACAACTCGCCGAGAACCGTTCCGGCCCGCGCCAGCTCAGCCCCCCAGACCGGGAGGCAGGCCTCGAGCCGGGCCGGATGCGTCTCCCGGTGGCCGAGCCCGACGAGCAGAGCACGAGTGTGCTCACCCACCAGCCGCCGTGCGCGGAGCCGGGCGAGTGACCGGGCACAGGCGACCGAGGGCATCTCACCGGCGTCGGGTGGCGTGGCGTTCGAGGGCCCGAGAATCACGGTGTGCAGGGGGTTCCCGGATCGAGCGGTGTCGAGGGCATCGAGGATGCGGTCGTCGAGGTCACCGGCCTGGGGCGCCCAGAGAACCCCGTTCCCGGAAGAACCCGCGGCCTCGATCAGCAGGACCCCACCACCGAGTGACCGGAAGCGCGTCTCACCGATCCGGCGCTCCACACCGTCCGGAACCGGCTCCGCCTGGCCTCCGTCGTCAGCGGCGCTGAGTGCGCCAGCGACCGGGTCGTCGGCACCGGCATCTCCGACGCCGTCGGCAGCGCTCGGCCCCACGGCCGCACCGGACTCGTGGGCCGAACCGGACTCGTGGGCCGCACCGGACTTACGAGCCACGTCGGACTCGTGGGCCGCGCCGGACTCCTGGGGTGCGCCCGAGTCGCGGAGCGCGCCGGACCCGGCACTCGCGGCCGACCGGGCACTCGCGGCCGACCGGGCACTCGCGGCCGACCGGGCACTCGCGGCCGACCGGGCACTCGCGGCCGACCGGGCACTCGCGGCCGACCGGGCACTCGCGGCCGACCGGGCACTCGCGGCCGACCCAGCGCTCGCGGCCGACCCAGCGCTCGCGGCCGACCCAGCGCTCGCGGCCGACGCGACCGACGCGTCCACCATCACCGCCCAGCCACCCGACGACTCGAGCCGCGCCGGCCCGACCCGTATCCCGTGCCGCCGCGCCCGTGAGCACACGGCGCACGGGCACCCCGCCACCGGGAACCCCTCGGCCGGACCGGTGGCGCTGAGCGTCAGCCGCATGATCGCCTCTTCATCGTCGGAACGGGTTCAACGGGACGAGCCGCGAGCCGGGACAGAACGGACCACGGATTCTGCTGGCCGGGCGGACGGATTCACGTACCGTAGGGACGTGAATTCCTGGACCTGGCAGTACGAGGCAGCGGACGGCTCGGCCATGACCGGTTCCGAGCTCCCACGCACCGGATTTCCCAATCAGGCCGACGCCGAGAGCTGGGTCGGGGAGAGCTGGCACGACCTCCTCGCCGCCGGGGTGGAACAGGTGAGCCTGTTCAACGCCGGCGACAAGGTCTACGGCCCGATGAGCCTGCGCCCCCTGGCCTGAACCGGGGCCGGACCGGGCCTGAACCGGGGCCGGACCGGGCCTGAACCCGATTCCGGGGCCCGGTTCGTCAGACGCGCGGCTGCACCGGCGGACGGCCCTTCGGCGCCCGCCGGCTGGTCCACGTGACGTCACGGTTCACGGCGTCGCCGAGCACCTCGTCGATGCGGGCCAGCAGCTCCGGCTCGAGCTTCACCCCGACCGCGGCGACGTTCTCCTTGACCTGCTCGGGCCGCGAGGCGCCGATGATGGCCGCGGCCACGTTCGGGTTCTGCAGCACCCACGCCACACCCAGCTGCGCCTGCGTCAGCCCGGCCTCGGCCGCGAGCGGCGCCAGGCCCTGCACCCGTTCCAGCACCTCGTCTTTCATCCAGCGGGAGATGAAGTCGGCGCCGCCGTTGGTGTCGGTGGCGCGGGAGCCGGCGGGCGGGGCCTGACCGGGCCGGTACTTGCCGGTGAGGATGCCCTGCGCCAGCGGGGAGAACACGATCTGGCTCACGCCCAGGTCGCGGCTGGTGGGCACGACCTCTCCCTCGATGACCCGCCAGAGCATCGAGTACTCGGGCTGGTTCGAGATCAGGTGGATGCCCAGGTCGTCGGCGAGCACCCGGCCGGCCCGGATCTGGTCGGCCGTCCACTCGCTCACGCCGATGTACAGCGCCTTGCCCGAACGCACCACGTCGGCGAACGCGAGCATGGTCTCTTCGAGCGGGGTCTCGGCGTCGAAGCGGTGCGCCTGGTAGAGGTCGACGTAGTCGGTCTTCAGGCGCCGCAGCGAGCCGTTGATCGACTCCATGATGTGCTTGCGCGACAGCCCGGCGTCGTTCGCGCCCTTCGGGCCGGTGGCCCAGTAGACCTTGGTGAAGATCTCCAGGCTCTCGCGGCGCTCGGACGCCAGCGCCTCGCCCAGCACGACCTCGGCCGCGGTGTTCGCGTAGGTGTCGGCGGTGTCGAACGAGGTGATGCCGACGTCGAGGGCCGCCCGCACGCACTGGGTGGCCACGTCGTTCTCCACCTGGGAGCCGTGGGTGATCCAGTTGCCGTAGGTCAGCTCACTGATTTTCAGGCCGCTGCGGCCGAGGTACCGATACTCCATGCCGGGGAGCTTATTGGGCACCCCCGACAAACTCGCGTCAGGAGGGGAACTCGCCCCGGTTCACCAGCGGGCGCGGCATCCGGCCCCGGCGGAACTGCAGCGCCCGCATCATGCCGTAGGTGCCTGCCCCGGCCGCGCCGGAACCGCTGCGGCCCTCGAACTTGGCGTCGACCTTCTTCTGGATGCGCTTGCGCAGCAGGTACGAGTCGACGGCCACGACCAGCACGAAGCCGTAGAGCACGACCAGCGAGACCAGACGCAGCGCGGGCACGTTGACCATGCCCATCACCAGTGAGATCAGCGCGACCGGCAGGAAGTACTCGCCGATGTTGCGCCGCGCGTCGATGTAGTCGCGGACGTAACGCCGGGCCGGGCCCTTGTCGCGGGCCGGCAGGAAGCGCTCGTCGCCACGGTTCATGCCCTCGCGCGCCTTGACGCGCTCCTCGCGGGCGGCGGCGCGGCGGGCCTCCTTGGCGGCCTTGCGCTCTTCCTTGGTGGCGCCCTTGGGAGCGGGCGGCGCACCGATCAGCGGGCGCTTGTTCCGCGCCTCCGACTCCCGGCGGGTGGGCGTGGGGCGTCCCTTGCCCCCCACCTTGACGGCCTGATCGGCCTGGGGCTCCTGGGGAGCGGCGGTCGATGCGGCCTTGTCACGTCCGAACACGGCATCAGAGTAACCGGCCCGGACCCCTGCTGTGCCCGTCCGCAGGTCACGAACCCGCCCGGACCCTCCCCGAAGGGGCGCGAAGGTGTCTCCGGGCGGCCCGAAACGGCAACGGAGCGGAATCGGACGGGAACCGGCTGTGCGAAGAAGCGGACAAGGGCACCCCGGACGTGGGAGCGTTGTCCTGCGGTCATCGTGCTTCCGCAGCCCGCCGGGCGGGTCGGCAGCGATGGTGCAGGATGACCGTCCGCGGGGACATACGCACGGGGTGGCAACGGAACGGCGCGTGGAGGGACCGCGTCGTCACCGGGCCGGGTCACCGCGGAAGTACACGAGTCACGCGTGACACGGCGTTGCACAACGGGGAAGCACGTCTCGAACGTGATCGATGGGACAGCTCCCGGGCCCGAACCATTCGGTGATCCGGCTCGTTGGAATACACGGTGTCGCGCACTGTCCGTATTCGAGCAACAACAGCATTGGGGGGTCGAGATGCCGGTCATCCAGCGGCGTGCCCAGGACACCCGCTCTGCGCTGCTCCACGCGGCTCGGCAGGTTTTCGCCGACGTGGGTTACAGCGACGCGAGCGTTGCCGAGG
This genomic interval carries:
- a CDS encoding aldo/keto reductase family protein; this encodes MEYRYLGRSGLKISELTYGNWITHGSQVENDVATQCVRAALDVGITSFDTADTYANTAAEVVLGEALASERRESLEIFTKVYWATGPKGANDAGLSRKHIMESINGSLRRLKTDYVDLYQAHRFDAETPLEETMLAFADVVRSGKALYIGVSEWTADQIRAGRVLADDLGIHLISNQPEYSMLWRVIEGEVVPTSRDLGVSQIVFSPLAQGILTGKYRPGQAPPAGSRATDTNGGADFISRWMKDEVLERVQGLAPLAAEAGLTQAQLGVAWVLQNPNVAAAIIGASRPEQVKENVAAVGVKLEPELLARIDEVLGDAVNRDVTWTSRRAPKGRPPVQPRV
- a CDS encoding bifunctional adenosylcobinamide kinase/adenosylcobinamide-phosphate guanylyltransferase encodes the protein MRLTLSATGPAEGFPVAGCPCAVCSRARRHGIRVGPARLESSGGWAVMVDASVASAASAGSAASAGSAASAGSAASARSAASARSAASARSAASARSAASARSAASARSAASARSAASAGSGALRDSGAPQESGAAHESDVARKSGAAHESGSAHESGAAVGPSAADGVGDAGADDPVAGALSAADDGGQAEPVPDGVERRIGETRFRSLGGGVLLIEAAGSSGNGVLWAPQAGDLDDRILDALDTARSGNPLHTVILGPSNATPPDAGEMPSVACARSLARLRARRLVGEHTRALLVGLGHRETHPARLEACLPVWGAELARAGTVLGELSPGPEPSPGLEPSPGLEPSPGPGPSPAPRVGRVLVLGGSGSGKSAFAEQMLSAAPEVVYLATGPKPVADDEESGADEPGPTEHPEDDEWAARVLKHQQRRPDWWGTLETIDVTQPLASDGRAILLDSVGTWLSGVLDRCGAWDDRPGWKDALDAEIGALLSAWRERRAPLVAVSDEVGWSIVPSTESGRLFRDQLGRLNARLADASEEVHVIVAGRLLRTDA
- a CDS encoding DUF3043 domain-containing protein; the protein is MFGRDKAASTAAPQEPQADQAVKVGGKGRPTPTRRESEARNKRPLIGAPPAPKGATKEERKAAKEARRAAAREERVKAREGMNRGDERFLPARDKGPARRYVRDYIDARRNIGEYFLPVALISLVMGMVNVPALRLVSLVVLYGFVLVVAVDSYLLRKRIQKKVDAKFEGRSGSGAAGAGTYGMMRALQFRRGRMPRPLVNRGEFPS